The Priestia aryabhattai genome includes the window GGAAACCCAAAGGTAAGACAAAAAGCACTCATTTTTAAACGAGTGCTTTAGAGTAAAAATTAGCGTTCTTCACTTAACTGTTTAAATGCTTTTTCCACTGCTTCTAATGTGTCGGTAATATCTTGTTCCGTATGAGCTGTAGTAAGGAACCATGCCTCATACTTCGAAGGAGCTAAGTTGACGCCTTGGTGAAGCATGAGTTTAAAGAAGCGTGCGAATAATTCGCCGTCTGTATTTTCTGCTTGTTCATAGTTTTTAACCGTTTCTGTTGTAAAGTAGAGAGTAAGAGCGCCTTTCAATCGATTGATAGTAATAGGCATGTTATATGTACGAGCATGTTTTAAAATACCTTCTTCGAGCATCGCCCCTAACTTATCCAACTGTTCATAAACGCCTTCTTGCTTTAGTACTTCCAGGCAAGCAATCCCAGAAAGAATAGAAGCTGGGTTTCCTGCCATTGTACCTGCTTGATAAGCGGGTCCAAGTGGCGCCACTTTTTCCATGATTTCTTTCTTACCGCCGTAGGCTCCGATTGGAAGACCGCCGCCGATGATTTTTCCAAAGGCAGTCAGATCAGGTTTTACACCAAGTAAATCTTGAGCTCCACCGTACATAAAACGAAACGCTGTAATAACTTCATCATAAATAACAAGTGCTCCAGCTTCGTGAGTTAATTCATTGACTTGTTCTAAAAAGCCAGGTTCCGGCTCAACAATTCCAAAGTTTCCAACGATTGGTTCTACTAAAACAGCCGCAATTTGATCGCCCCATTTTTCTAATGCTTCCTTGTAAGGCTCAATATCGTTAAAAGGAACTGTGATTACTTCATTAGCGATACTTTTTGGTACACCTGCAGAGTCAGGAGTTCCGAGTGTAGAAGGGCCAGATCCAGCTGCCACCAACACAAGGTCAGAATGGCCATGATAGCAACCTGCAAATTTAATGATTTTATCGCGTCCAGTATAAGCACGTGCTACACGGATCGTTGTCATAACTGCTTCTGTTCCAGAGTTGACGAAGCGCACTTTATCTAATGCGGGCATCGCTTCTTTGAGCATTTTAGCAAATGTGACTTCATGAGCAGTTGGAGTACCGTAAAGAACACCTGTTTCAGCTGCTTTTGTAATAGCTTTCGTGATATGAGGATGAGCGTGTCCCGTAATAATAGGACCGTAAGCTGCTAAATAGTCAATATATTTATTTCCATCGACGTCCCAGAAATAAGCTCCGCTTGCCTTTTCCATTGCAATAGGTGCTCCGCCTCCTACGGCTTTATATGAACGTGAAGGGCTGTTAACGCCGCCTACAATATGTTCGAGCGCTTCAGCGTGTAATTGTTCTGATTTTATAAATTGCATGTTATGCCTCCTAATGAAAAGTTCAACTTCTTTATTCTATCAAACTTATTTGTTTCTTGAAAAACATTCGAGAACGTGTATGATAGAAATTTGTGAGCTGACTGCTAGAAAATAGTTCCTCATCTCTTGGAGGAGTTGCTAGCAAAGACACCGGAAACAATAAAAGAGACCACTAATACGTCGACGTAACGGAGGGAATACAATGAAAAATGCTATTGAGGTGAATCAACTTCGGAAAGAATTTAAAGCCTACTCTAGCCGCTCTGGCCTTAAAGGGGCGTTCCGGGATTTATTTACCCGTAATTATAGAGTCATGAAAGCTGTGAACGATATTTCGTTTACCGTAAAACAGGGGGAAATGGTAGGGTATATAGGAGAAAATGGAGCGGGGAAATCGACCACAATCAAAATGCTGACGGGAATCTTAACTCCTACTTCAGGCGACATTACCGTAAATGGAATGAACCCTCATAAAGAAAGGGAGAAGTTTGCCCAAACGATTGGAGTTGTTTTTGGTCAACGCTCTCAGCTGTGGTGGGATATTGCCGTACAAGAATCTTTTCGCTTGTTAAAAAAAGTATACAAAGTGTCAGATGAAGATTATAACGCTCATATGGAGCACGTTATTCAAACTTTAGATATTGGACCGTTACTAGATAAGCCGGTGCGAAAGCTTTCTCTAGGTCAGAGAATGCGCTGTGAGCTGGCTGCTGCTCTTATTCATAATCCGCCGCTTCTATTTCTAGATGAACCGACGATCGGTTTAGATGTGCTAGTTAAATTAAAAATTCGCCAATTTTTAAAAGAAATTAATGAAAAATATAATACGACGATTTTGCTTACGACTCATGATTTAGCAGATATTGAAGCTTTATGTGAACGCGTTGTAATGCTGGATGAAGGCAGTATTATTTATGACGGATCGCTGCAAAAGCTGCGTTCGAATTGGGGAGATCTTAAACAAATTACGTTTGAATTTGGAACTGCTCCAAATAAAGAGCAGTTGAAGCTATTGACGCAAGGGATGCCTGTTAACTGGATTGAAGGTGATCAAAAATATTTGTGGACAGCGCAGCTTCAAAATAAAGGAGACTTAATGTCACAGCTGATTGCTAAAGTGGTGGCAAAGCATGAAATCAGTGATATTAACATTGAAGAAATTTCGACAGAAGAAATCATTCGCAACATTTATGAAGAAGGTGTTGTGAATGGATAAATATATAGAGATGATACGTATTCGCTTTTTAATGATGCTGGCGTATCG containing:
- a CDS encoding ABC transporter ATP-binding protein; the encoded protein is MKNAIEVNQLRKEFKAYSSRSGLKGAFRDLFTRNYRVMKAVNDISFTVKQGEMVGYIGENGAGKSTTIKMLTGILTPTSGDITVNGMNPHKEREKFAQTIGVVFGQRSQLWWDIAVQESFRLLKKVYKVSDEDYNAHMEHVIQTLDIGPLLDKPVRKLSLGQRMRCELAAALIHNPPLLFLDEPTIGLDVLVKLKIRQFLKEINEKYNTTILLTTHDLADIEALCERVVMLDEGSIIYDGSLQKLRSNWGDLKQITFEFGTAPNKEQLKLLTQGMPVNWIEGDQKYLWTAQLQNKGDLMSQLIAKVVAKHEISDINIEEISTEEIIRNIYEEGVVNG
- a CDS encoding glutamate-1-semialdehyde 2,1-aminomutase, which encodes MQFIKSEQLHAEALEHIVGGVNSPSRSYKAVGGGAPIAMEKASGAYFWDVDGNKYIDYLAAYGPIITGHAHPHITKAITKAAETGVLYGTPTAHEVTFAKMLKEAMPALDKVRFVNSGTEAVMTTIRVARAYTGRDKIIKFAGCYHGHSDLVLVAAGSGPSTLGTPDSAGVPKSIANEVITVPFNDIEPYKEALEKWGDQIAAVLVEPIVGNFGIVEPEPGFLEQVNELTHEAGALVIYDEVITAFRFMYGGAQDLLGVKPDLTAFGKIIGGGLPIGAYGGKKEIMEKVAPLGPAYQAGTMAGNPASILSGIACLEVLKQEGVYEQLDKLGAMLEEGILKHARTYNMPITINRLKGALTLYFTTETVKNYEQAENTDGELFARFFKLMLHQGVNLAPSKYEAWFLTTAHTEQDITDTLEAVEKAFKQLSEER